DNA from Plasmodium cynomolgi strain B DNA, chromosome 12, whole genome shotgun sequence:
ttttgtttccacctttttcgtaaacatttgaaaaaatgttaaaggtaccatttcttccatttcttaaaaattgtaGCATCGTATGCTTCTCGCTCTTATGCAGCATTTTGTCACTTGGTCCGTAAGTTGTATTTTTCgcctacttttttttttgaactcCTTGTGGATTACACTATACTGTTTTGTGTAgctatacatacatacactcTTGCGCAGTTGTGCGGTTATATGTACTTATCTCTCTTTTGCTATGAACTGCTTCCTTCCTGTGAGTTCCTTCACTATATGCATCATTAAAGTTAATCACTTCGTTAACACTTAAATATGTTCGCTTGAGTCAATCCACGAGAGGGTATATGCCTACACATATGCGCGTTTATCTGGATTCAGAGGAGTAACATTAATGGGTTGAAAAGGCATATGTCCCCTGGCggtcagcaaaaaaaaagagacctTGTACATTAATACAgcatatgtattattattgCTATATATGAAGCTTGTCATTCCAGCTACCCCCCCCCTGACGTCTTAAAAATCAGTCGCATATCTGACCATGCGCGAAGTAGCCTTTCTCCATGCactattttgtaaaaaaaaaaacaaaaaaaaaggaaagcatacTGTACACTGCCCCACGCACACAGCGAGTATACAACAGGGacgtataaatataaatatatatgtaatactGTTCAGTTCAAAATAGGAATGCTGCAAATCGAAGatgaaatgaataaatgcCGCTCGTACGGATAACCCAGTGCTGTTATTCACTTggtattttgctatttttcgAACGCCACGTGGAGTTGAAATAAGTACACAAGGGTACATCATGCGTAAAGGCAATTATTTGCACGGAAAACGTATGCACTTCATGCGTACAAGTTTTGTTTGCGCGCCGATTGCTTTCTTTGGAGGCATAGCTGTTTCGACATTTCGGGCCCCTCGCTCGACCATCTTCCAGCTACATCGCGGACTAAGCGGAACTTCGAAATGGTAATTTGCAATGTGGGTTTCACAgtttgaaaatttgaaattttttttttccttttccgcaACAAAATTCGATAACTCgtttgcacaattttgaaagaaaaaattcggAGATACATTTGTGTGTTACGATTTTTGTTGCGAAGTGTGAATGGTTCGCAGCGTACGGCGGAAGGCGAAAAgtgggcgaaaaaaattgggcaaaTGCCGAAGTGTGTCCACCCAGTAACCGTTACCATGCCGTTCATCCCCCCAAGCGAAGGTTACAAACGCATAACCGAGCAGATTATTAAACCAGTGAAAAATATAGCTTTATTTCTTTAGGAACACGTTTaccaaatggaaagaaaaaagggaaaattaaaaaaaataagaaaatcaCAAAATGCATTTCATCCATGTTAGTTCCTCTTAGCCTTTTTAAtgtaccccctttttattccccacgcatgaggaaaaaagttaaaggGATACAGACAATCGCGATGAGGGGCGACCTTGGAAATCCGTGTTCGTTCTCCAAATGGTACACATAAGCGCGAAACGGTGCATCCTACCAAACAAGTCAAACGAAACAGTTACACATAATATATCTTATATCCTCCTGTTACTCgtgtattatatttatttttttttttttcctgaaccATTTATGCTCATAGTAAGCATTGAATTATTTTGACCTGCCCAAAATTTCCATCGTTCTATATGTAGAATTATAATTAAAGTGCCTCTACGGGGAAGGGGGTTGCCCCAAGGGTGTATACGCGTTATGAACGTGAAGCATATGTACCTCCAATGAGAAAATCGTCGAATGTTTTAGGTACACACATATAGAGTAATGTCTACGTAAGTGTTCCCACATCCGTACGGTATCATCATTAAAATGCAAGTGGGGGGTACTCATCGTGGTGTGCTCCGACATAACACGGCAGAAATGTTTAACGTGGGCGTacatttttcgcttttttttttttatttatcatacGTCATAGGATTAAAGAATGGGGAGGGGTACTACAATGTTCCGATGTGTGTCCGTGTTAGAGCGAATGGTCATAATGTAGTTGGGCTCTTCTACATCCATTCAGCATACAAAATGGTTCAAGTGCATATACACCTAAAGATGTGCATATACAGCTCTGTGTTAGCCAATGCGTGTACATCTCCCCTCTTGCACATCGAACTGCGGGATGAAGCGTGAAGGGTGATGGGAATAAAGAAGAAAGCCACTGTTCCGTAAGAGCTATGCGAACATATAGGCGCATGTTTGAACAACACCGTGttgccatattttttacatacatgcacaacCTTTACACATGCCCATTcggctgaaaaaaaatcttttccGTTCGCCATAATGTTGTATCGTCCGCggtaaaatatacaaatcgcccttatcaaaaatgaatgtgTTTTGTTACAGTAACAGCAAAAAGCTTAACAAACGAATGAAGCAATTGTTAACTGGGCTAATCATTTGTACGCCCCAGCGTACAATGCTTAACAATTagggtttaaaaaataaataaaaaaatagctaagTAAAAGGCACACTGCTATTGCAacgaatgtaaaaaaaaaatatgaagggGGATATATATCATATGGTGCTGgctttttatatacaaaatgtgcTACTGAAATTGGGCGCGCTTGGCAAATATAATCCCAtttaaaacgtaaaaaaaaaaaaaaacattttcgcTTTTGTGTAACTGTTAATATACCATTGGGGGATAAATGCCTTTTTATTAACGATAACGAGcctaataaaaatgaatggaGAAAATTCGTTGCagtttctgcttctttttttttataaaattggCATCACATTTTACGCGTCAGATGAAGCTCACAATGTAGGAGGAGTCAAAAAATAGATGCCGCACCATTGCCATTTGGTTTCAGCATATGCCTgcttatatgtatgtagtgCCGTACGCATGTGCCTACATAATacataagcaaaaaaaatcacctaCATGTTTGTATAAACTTACAAACTCGTGTTGGATCAAAGAGTATGTGATATATTTGGAGgcccctttcttttttcctcttcaaatttgcataattatatgtatatactcCTTTTGTTGCAAACCCGTATGGTCTCCGGAgtcacaaattatttttgcaaaaatgtcattttatATGTGTATCTCAAGCGCGATTGGTCAATTATATGCGAataacttatattttttttttttatctccatcTTTGCAAAGAATTACCTACATAAAATTGTATAACACCATTTCGTGTATAAGTTTACATTATCGCAGTTGCTTATGATTAACCAAAACACGTggttatacatttttgtgaataaaaaaaagataaaattggctcctttttaacaaaattgtaaatgaCAAATTGGCCATAGGGGACACGTACAGAACAGCTAGCAGTGGGAAGGCGCTAATTTGTCGCAAGACCAAGggcatatgtatacgtagAACGGAAGTGAAAAATCAAAGGGAAACACCACAGCGACGGTGCACATAATAGCgcatcataaaaaaagggtgccCGTCCGTCCCCCCTGTCAAAGtgcattttcatatattGTGGCCCACGAATTCGtgaaatttaatgaaaagctaaaaaaagaagaggaaaacgTTGGTGATTGCGCTTGCAAAACGTTGGTTATAGCGCTCGCAAAACGCTGGTAAATAGCTCTCGCATAAACGTTTGGATAGCCACCATCAACGCGTGAGCAACACGTGCGGAAAATGCTGCTGCTGCGGAACGTCGTGGTGGTGCACCTGAAGAGGAGCCACATGCTCTATGTGGGAAACCTGGCGAACGTGGAATGCATCCTGAACAACAAAAGGTGCTTTACCCTCTTGAAAAACGAAAGGTTGGATAGACTAAAGAGGGAAATCCGATACAAGCCAAATGATAATTTCCTCATATTACAGTTTTATAAGGAAGCAAATGTACATAACCCAAATGAAGTTATAAAACATTACGAGAGCAACAATAacatcaaaaatgaaagcatAACTAAGGAGTACATAAAAGCGCTAGTGTATACAAATAAGTTGAAGTACACGAACTTGGATAATATAAAGTATGATAGCGACCCCATGTTATATAGGCGATTGGTGGATGAGTCGAGTCATTCAAATGATGTCAATAACGATCGTTCGAGTGTGTATGATACGGGGAATTTAAACGCGGATTCTGGCTACGCTAATATGGCTCAGTCATCTCACAGAATAGAAtatggagataaaaaaaaaggggtgcacaGTGAAATTTATAGTTTACAAATAGACCCCAAGAAGCCTTTAAAAGTGTCTGTAGTGGatggaagtaaaaaaggcaTGTGGGGTTTACTCAAGTCGACCATTGGGTTTCTAATTCTCGTGGCGGCGGCAAGTGTATACCTAGAGGGAGTATCCCAGAATGTCCAAAAAGGTATAGGAGTagtaaataagaaaataattccagtggaaaatgtgaaagttACCTTTGCAGATGTAAAAGGGTGTGATGAAGTGAAACAGGAACTTGAAGAAATAAttgattatttaaaaaactcagataaatttacaaaaataggTGCCAAATTACCGAAGGGGATACTCCTGTCCGGCGAACCTGGCACAGGAAAAACGTTAATTGCTAGAGCCATAGCGGGGGAAGCGAATGTCCCTTTCCTCCAAGCATCAGGCTCcgaatttgaagaaatgtTCGTAGGAGTTGGTGCCAGAAGGATAAGAGAGCTCTTCCAAGCAGCCAAAAAACATGCGCCATGTATCGTTTTTATTGACGAAATTGATGCAGTTGGATCTAAAAGAAGCAACAGAGATAACAGTGCTGTCAGAATGACGCTAAACCAATTACTGGTCGAATTGGACGGGTTTGAACAGAACGAAGGAATAGTAGTAATCTGTGCAACGAACTTCCCACAAAGCTTAGACAAAGCGTTGGTAAGACCAGGAAGGTTGGACAAAACGATTGTAGTACCTTTGCCAGATATAAAAGGTAGgtatgaaattttaaaaatgtatagcAGCAAAATTGTGCTGTCGAAAGATGTCGATTTGCATGTCTTATCGAGAAGAACCGTTGGAATGACAGGAGCAGATTTGAATAATATACTCAACATAGCTGCTATTAAATGCTCCgtggaaggaaagaaagcgGTAGATATGAATTCAATTGAACAGGCATTTGATAGAGTCGTTGTGGGATTGCAAAGAAAATCTCCCCTaaatgaagaagagaaaaatattacagcTTATCACGAAGGTGGTCATACATTAgttaatttttacacaaaaggTTCTGATCCTGTCCATAAGGCAACCATTATGCCTAGAGGCATGTCCCTAGGTGTTACTTGGAAAATCCCAATCAGTGATAAGTACAGCCAAAAAATCAGAGATGTACAAAGCGAAATAGATATCCTCATGGGAGGGTTAGTTTctgaagaaattatttttggaaAGAATAATGTAACCACTGGGTGTTCTAGTGATTTGCAGAGGGCTACTCACATAGCACAATCTCTTGTTATGAATTATGGGGTAGGaattaatgaagaaaatatatccaTGTTCTTgcaggataaaaaaaacattagtgaagaaatgaaaatcaAAATTGATAAATCTATTCAGAGAATACTGTTAGATTCTTATAACAGAGCCAAAAAGGTCCTGAATCAACACATTGATGAATTACACAGGGTTGCTTCTGCCCTCGTAGAGTATGAAACTCTGACCAGCGATGAAATAAAACTAGCTATGCAAGGGAAGCATGATcagataagaaaaaatagagaacTGAAACAGAAGGAGTTTAACTTGAAGGACAGCAGGATTTCGTAACGGTTCAATTGGTAGAGAGTTGCCCATCTGTGGGTTAAGGGTCATCTACCAATCGCTACGgagtattcctttttttcccttttttttttttctgttccatTTCGTTTCTACGCACATTGGATTTGCctttatttttgaataattagCTCACATCGTAATTACTACTATTCCatctagctttttttttttttttttttgctcctttaGCACCCTTCATATGTTATGTACTGCTTTGACTACCCTGTTTTATTGTTAAATTCGTGTCTTTTCATGTGCAGGTAGAGACATGCGTTATACGTAGACTGTGCATGCGATGCCCCTTACGTctgattttatttaatttcccTGTTTGTTCCATCACCCCCGGTGGCATGTATCATCCTCTCCTCCTCTCTGTGCTACATTATTAATGTAACCTTCTctcccttttaattttacccccttttgcacatTCATCGTGTAAATTTACCTGTCTATGATTTAGTGGTTGTTTTAAAAACGGTTTAACTGAACAGGTATAGTTTAACATAAATGCATGTTAAATAGGAATGGGAAAGGGCACGGCGCGAACAAGGGGGAGAGTATCGAAAATGAGGGAagtgttgcaaaaaaaaaaagagaagtgCGCACGGAACCAGTCATTAAGACTAAACCTTTTGCAAGTGCTGCCATTTCTTGCCCATCTGTTGTCAAATCTAATGAGGGCACAGATGTCACCCTTGCGAAGTGGACTTAATTTTTCGCCGTGTGGACAAAGTTGCTTATCGCGCAGTCAACCGatatgtttaaaaaggtTTGTGCACCGTGTTTAGTGTCGTACTCTTGCTCTCTTCCCATGTTGCAGAGTTGACAAGAGGTATAACGTAAAAGCAGAAAAGTCGCACACaatgataaaattagaaACATACACGTTCAAATAAATCGCATTGGTAAAAGCCGCACCTTCCGGGGGCCCAGCAATCGAGTGAACCTTTTTCAAACCAGAGACATGTCTTCCGAGCAGGTTAAAAGTATTTTACCACTTCTTTAAAGCGTTCCCTCTTTGGCAACTCAgcctttttacaaattaatgattttttcactaaaggagaaaaaaagcgcgACCATGTTATGCAATCCAATGTTTGCACATGGTATGTTTCACTACAATTTAATAAAAGGTGCAACTTCTTACAACATGCAAATGTGGCGATATGTAATCTACGCTGTTTTGtaattcactttttcttttctaacGCGTAGGAAGTGAAAACTTCTAGGTTGACATCGCTTGCGATTTTTGCACTTTCCATAAATTCCCTCTGTTTATTGTTCAGCACGAATTGACTCAGGCCTTAGGTGGTGAAAAGGAAACGTGGTGAAAGGAAACGTGGTGGAAACGAAGCGTGCTGCCTCGTAacgaggaaataaaaatagagcAGCGTGCACTAACGACgaatgagaaaaacaaaattgtggatAACCTAGAATGCACTTTTCTCTAGATAtacatttctcattttgtaaatttaaaaagttgtacACTGCCTTTATGTCTTCCGCATCGAACActtttttcacattattCTGAGGAGGGGTTAAGAGAGGCACATAAATAAACACACGTgggtgtgcatatgtgtgcgtttgcacatgtacatatatatgcgaaGAGTAACACCCCCTATAGTGCGATTTTCTGGGATGGGCGAAGCAACGCTCCCAATTTCTGCAGTGTGCGTCTTTTTGGTATTTTCCTTATTCTGCATATTCGTGGCTATTTTGTTTACTTTCTTCTCTAATTTTTTCAGCTCTCCAATTAATGACTCCACTACGTTTTGTGGCTTTTCGAAATAAACGTAACCTAAGAGTCccttcaaaaatgtggaagGTGTTAATTAGCAAAGGTGTGGAAAAAGAGCTCTGCaactttttccatttttactcTTCTCACTATTTTGCTACCTCAAATATTTCGGCTATATTTTTGCTCTTGATGTATTCAAGGTCGTCTACAAAATGTTTATGGCACAGAAAGGgcatttaatttaaaatttttcattttagcaTGAAcgcgggggggaaggagtGAAATAACAAAGCTGTACAGCACtgtttcctgttttttttttttttttaaagtataataccgttcattttttctattgcACATTTGTTGAgatataattgaaaaaaaaacaaaaaaaggagggttCAAACTTGGAACTTAGTTAAAACGTTTcagtaatatattttgcgcaataatttttctcctaaTCGTTGTGCATACTTAACCCTAGCACAGGGGAAATGTCTCATTTCTGTTGAAGCGACAAAATGTGGAATAAAATTccaattttattcttaaaaagggaaacgcATCAAACcataaaaacattaaaacGTAGAAACGGATGCCCTCCTAGCTAACGGGAGAATATCGcatagaaaattttattaaccttTTTGTCTCAAATGCtattcttttttgtcatcaTTTTGTAATGACGTTCGACAGTGTCTACAGACGAGTTAGTGAAGATGTCGCGGGAGAGCGGAGCgggctttatttttattgttaaaaaaaaggaagcattaAAATGCATAGCTATTTGTTGGTACaatcttttatatttccccCTTCCCGCGGAAGAACTAACCCTTTGATACCTTCGTCACACTTATGCAATACAGATAAGCATCCATTCATTTAAACCACAACGCACAGTTTGAATTTCtatttgctttttaaaataggCCAAGGTAAAATAAGTGCGCAcaaagaattttaaaaaaataaccaaaaaagtgtaaaaaaaatgtctaaaAAATAACAGTTTCACTTTTCGGCATTTCACGGGCTCCTGTCCGACGGTGGCGCTTGTGAACAGTTACGTCCATGCGCCCTTTGACATTTGTCTGCGCATTCAAATGGCTTTCCCTTGTTAAGGCGTCCTCACACATTGGAAGCGCGGGGAGCAATTACACTGTTTGCACGACTGCAGCACCCGCTACGTCTGCAACGCTGGtccctttttgccttttttctttccgaTTTCTGTATAACAACCTCAAAAGGGGGCTCTTGGCCAGCTGGGCAGCAAGAAAATGTCGCATTGTACAAAAACCACCGCaacgaggaagaagtggTTAAATGTAGAAAACGACAAGGGGAATCGTAAAATGCGTACACATCATTTCCCCCTCAAAATAAgtctccacatttttttccccttcgcacagcaaaaaaaatttggtgaAATAAATTgctaaaattatttttccgaAATGAAAACACGCAAGGGTCAGGCATGAAGCGGccttttaaggaaaaaattggcaaaactgggaatatgaaaatttgcGTAACACAACTGCCTTGTAGTGGTGGTTTTGCTTCTTATCCCAACACGTAATTACGAACGGTTAGTTATGGAATGtgtcatatgtacatatatacatgtgcgtatatatatgcgcgtAATGCCttatatgtatgaaaaaaaaaaaaaNNNNNNNNNNNNNNNNNNNNNNNNNNNNNNNNNNNNNNNNNNNNNNNNNNNNNNNNNNNNNNNNNNNNNNNNNNNNNNNNNNNNNNNNNNNNNNNNNNNNNNNNNNNNNNNNNNNNNNNNNNNNNNNNNNNNNNNNNNNNNNNNNNNNNNNNNNNNNNNNNNNNNNNNNNNNNNNNNNNNNNNNNNNNNNNNNNNNNNNNNNNNNNNNNNNNNNNNNNNNNNNNNNNNNNNNNNNNNNNNNNNNNNNNNNNNNNNNNNNNNNNNNNNNNNNNNNNNNNNNNNNNNNNNNNNNNNNNNNNNNNNNNNNNNNNNNNNNNNNNNNNNNNNNNNNNNNNNNNNNNNNNNNNNNNNNNNNNNNNNNNNNNNNNNNCATACtagcaaaaatatgtaccattattattacatacataatgcgtaaaaattaaaaatatccatAGATTTAATTTTCGTACGTATTTGAACATTCCCAGTCCAACAGAACATTCAAAAATATGTGATTAATTTGCATCATCTTGAAGtgaaagtataaaaatatttcatttttcggttttttcaaattttaaaaactggGCACAGGGAA
Protein-coding regions in this window:
- a CDS encoding ATP-dependent metalloprotease (putative) encodes the protein MLLLRNVVVVHLKRSHMLYVGNLANVECILNNKRCFTLLKNERLDRLKREIRYKPNDNFLILQFYKEANVHNPNEVIKHYESNNNIKNESITKEYIKALVYTNKLKYTNLDNIKYDSDPMLYRRLVDESSHSNDVNNDRSSVYDTGNLNADSGYANMAQSSHRIEYGDKKKGVHSEIYSLQIDPKKPLKVSVVDGSKKGMWGLLKSTIGFLILVAAASVYLEGVSQNVQKGIGVVNKKIIPVENVKVTFADVKGCDEVKQELEEIIDYLKNSDKFTKIGAKLPKGILLSGEPGTGKTLIARAIAGEANVPFLQASGSEFEEMFVGVGARRIRELFQAAKKHAPCIVFIDEIDAVGSKRSNRDNSAVRMTLNQLLVELDGFEQNEGIVVICATNFPQSLDKALVRPGRLDKTIVVPLPDIKGRYEILKMYSSKIVLSKDVDLHVLSRRTVGMTGADLNNILNIAAIKCSVEGKKAVDMNSIEQAFDRVVVGLQRKSPLNEEEKNITAYHEGGHTLVNFYTKGSDPVHKATIMPRGMSLGVTWKIPISDKYSQKIRDVQSEIDILMGGLVSEEIIFGKNNVTTGCSSDLQRATHIAQSLVMNYGVGINEENISMFLQDKKNISEEMKIKIDKSIQRILLDSYNRAKKVLNQHIDELHRVASALVEYETLTSDEIKLAMQGKHDQIRKNRELKQKEFNLKDSRIS
- a CDS encoding hypothetical protein (putative): MPFLCHKHFVDDLEYIKSKNIAEIFEGLLGYVYFEKPQNVVESLIGELKKLEKKNNVKKVFDAEDIKAVYNFLNLQNEKCISREKCILGLSQFVLNNKQREFMESAKIASDVNLEVFTSYAEKIINL